The Artemia franciscana chromosome 9, ASM3288406v1, whole genome shotgun sequence region ATTCACTGATATTCCATCGGTGTTAACTGACATAGACTTAAGCCTTTTAATAGCGAGATAAATTGAATCAGCAGATATCGGTAATATATCCTGCTGAGCTAGAGCAGACGGTAGCATACGTTACAAAACACCTTAAAAATATGAATGAACTGCATAATTAATCCAGAAAAATAGCAGTTTCATGCGATTCCCAAGCTGATTTAGAAATATAAGTGCCAGGACTatcactaataattttactagaaTTAAAACATTCTTCCAATCACTTGAATTTGATGGAAAATCAAGACCCCGAAATCGAACTGCACGAAGGTATTTCTTATTAGCAGATTTAGTGCGATTTTTAATACTGAAAACAATACCAGAAGCAGGCCTTCCACATTCTGACCATATACGTAACCGTAACTTTGCACGGTTCTTAATCGACTTCAACTCGGAATCATTATTCCACACTGGTTGACGAGTCCCCAACCTAACTCGTTCACAAGGGAGGGACAGCACAAGACTCAGCGTTTTTCAAACACGAAATAATTTGAGAATATTACAGGTTAATATCGGCAACCACCTTTTTCACAGGCACTTGTGTCTGGAGCAAATGAAACGGAATACGAATAGAACTAAGTAGTGTAGCAAGTGCCACACTGTAAAGGGCAATATTTCCACGATTCCAATTATACTTGTCGAAACACCGTGAAGGCTTAGAAATAGAAGAATATACAGGAACATCAGATAGGAAAAACGTAAATGACATAGGCATATCATCAATGTCTTGTTCATCCGTAAGGACATGCACTTTAGAATTACTGAGACTTGGCGAACAGATTACATGGTCAATATTTTATAAGCTTCCTGAATGATGAATGTAAGTATAAGACTGATCCTTTGGCACGATTTTTGAATCAGGAACTTAATCTAACAAGCAGTCAGTTCAACCGAGTTATCTAAAATATTGCAGTTCAAGTCACCAACAATCAGATATATAAGTTCAGAATCAGCGAATTGCTTCACAGCTGAGCATAACGACGAGCAAGCTTTAGCGAACCGAGTCATAGAATCAGTTCCGCGTGCATTATGTGGCAAATAAGTGTTAATTAGAACAGCATTGCCTAACTGGATGACAAGAAAATGATCGTTCGAGGATAAGTAAGTGGGATTTGGACCACTTAATCTCCGCTTCACAAAACATGCAAGCCCTCCAGAGGGCCTGCAAAATGTCGTGCGGGCATTAATAAGAAATAACTGATGTGATGTACTTCGTTGTAGGAAACTGGAACTGGTGGAAGAGAGCAAGTGTTCTTGTAAGTAGATtacataagaaaactagtttttttaactgaaagtaagaagtgacattaaaacttaaaacgaacagaaattactccgtatatgaaatgggttgtcccctccgcaatccctcgctaatTACgccaaagcttttaattgttttaaaaagcagaattgtggcaaacagtcaaactttagggtaaagagcgagggattgtgaaggggacaacacatttcatatgcggagtaatttctgttcgttttaagttttaatgtcgctccttactttcagttaaaaaaactagtttttttatgcaatttctgaacgtttttaaattaatgcatgtttgactttggctctccacacatacattgttaaaataaaatttgcatattaattccttttttggctcgatggctttctcttagttttgatcagacgattttgagaaataaaggatggggaaggaggtctagttgccagGCAATTTATTGGttgcataaaaaggcaactataaattttaatttttaacgaatttttttattagtaagaaatatacgtaacttaagaattaacttacgtaacgaacttttatatccttaaatttttatttatgtatatgagggaattTGCACCCTctttaacacctcgctctttacactaaatcgtaagttttgtcccaattctttaagaatgacccctgaatcagaaaggccgtagaatcaatagttgaaattactaaaaaatactatagcataaagagcgaggtatttatctccttctaaatacttcgctctttatgctaaagtatttttagaacccctcatattcgtaataatctctgttcgttttaagtttcaatgctactccttactttcaattgaaaaaaaacttttccatgtttatttttatattgttttttttctagtaattttagaaaatcctgcgctcttttcattgaatttctgttcccccatgacatatttctccaagtaaagatcctcccacatagtcccctcccctcaaccccacccccaaaacccaaaaaatcccctaaaaacgtctgtagacttcccaataaccattattatatgtaaacactggtcgaagttagcaacttgcagcccctcccccagagactgtggaggagtaagtcattctTAAAGTCATTGTTATTATGGTTtatgactatgcggaacaaaatggttatctcaaaattttgttccttgactttggaaaaaaatgagcgtaggagggggcctaggtgccctccaatttttttgtcacttaaaaagggcagtagatcttttcattttcgttagaatgagccttcttgcgacattctaggaccacttaatcgatacgatgacccctggggaaaaaaaacaaacaaacaaataaacacgcacccgtgatttgtcttctggtaaaaaatacgaaattcgacatttttgtagataggagcttgaaaattttgctatagggttctctgattctatgacttttaggggttgttttcccctattttctaaaataaggcaaattttctcaggctcgtaacttttgatgggtaagactaaacttgattaaacttatatatttaaaaccagcattaaaatacaattcttttgatgtagctattggtatcaaaattcctgtttttagagttttgtttactattgagccaggtcgctccttactacatctcgttaccacgaactgtttgactacatCGCAATCATTTATGAGCTCGTCGATCACAGAGGCTTTATTCTTAGTGCCATTGATATTAAAAGAGAGTTAGGATATCAAGCGAACCATCACTTGGCAGCAGAAATCAGTTTTTTAAGGACTTGACATTTTAGGCTAAACGACACATGCGAAAAACCACAATTCACACATTTCGCAGGGAGTTTACAGGGAGAGTCTTTCGTAGAGACATGAGGCCCTGAGCAGATTGTACACTTTGGATTTGAACTGGAACAAGCGGACTGGATATGGCTGGAGGATCTACACTTGCGACATTATCTAGGTGGAGTCAGGAACTCGGAAACTCAAATAAGCTCATAGCCAATTTTTAGTCCTGTTTTTAGCAGCCGAGCCTTAGAGAATACATCTGTAAACTCAATCTTGAAAACTGTAGAGGCACCAAGATGACTAGCTGATGCTATGCCTGGCTCACTGCAGAATTGGTTAACATCAAAGTCAAGAGAAATTTCTTTGGCAGTTCCAAGTATTTTTTGTGACAATCTTAGTCGCACAAGATGTTACTGTGTTTTTAATCGAAGAGCAAAAGTCATTCAATCCAGATTTGTCTCTATGAACAATCAGTTggcctttttttgcttttacgcTACTAACACATTCATGAACAGTAACTTTATCtagcatttcttttcttttaattggaTTGTCAAGTGAAGCAGGGATGTTGGAAACCACAATAGTTGCTAGGACATTTGGTTCAAAGTTGAGGAAGGGGCGGAAAATGGTTATCATAAACTTCCGCACGAAACGCAACAGCATAAAGGACTTTTTCCATTCGCGTGAGCTTCGAGGATAGATGTGAAAACATCAGGCCAGGAACCGAAGGAACTTCATTAGCTGACAAGATAACATACGTAGATACGTTTAAATCTTCAGAATCACATTTTGCCAGCAGCTAAAGAGTATCACGTAAATTACTCTGTCTAGACTTATTTCCTGCAAGTCTTGGGCAAATTTCTCCACGCAAAACTTTGTTCCAAAAAGTAGACTTTGCAGCCGCAACAGCAGCTGCATCGAAGAATTCCAAGGCATGCCAAATAATAAGATCATCATCAACACCATTATTTTGGCTAAACAGTAAAAAGTTCAGAACTGGCAAATAAACCATTTTTCCACTTGCCATTATTCCAGAGCGATTACAAAATGTCCGTTTGAATAATCCTTTCTCAAATGAATAACGTCACAAGCAATTATCAAGGGCAAAAATTAGTCTTATCTTATCTAAGTCCGTATCCAAGCCGGTTATTACAATTGTAATGAtttggcttaagaactttcactaATACATACTGCTAATTGAATCTTTTTCTTCACAGTTCTGCAGTTATTAAGTCAGTAAATACCAGGGGATTTAATGTGAATAGTATTTACATAAATGTTCGGATTATAAGTGTCTCTAGGGAAAATCATCCAGGTAGAAGCCTTACTTTATTGAGAGTTGATTATCCAGAAATAATGTGTTCACACAACTGGATCGATATTTGTTTGAGATTTATCCCTACCAGCTAGCTGGTTTGTTATTAGCTGACTCTCAAGGCTTTTCAGTAGTTACCAAGGAATGCCCGCTTTAGTGGGAGGAAGGAATTATATTAATGAAGCAGGAGGTATAGATGGATCAGCGTTCTGCGCGGACACTCTTCCTTAGGTATAGCTTAGGAGTAGATTAGATTGCAGCCTGGGAAAAATTATAACGCACAAAATTGCCTGTTTGGCCTCGTTATCTAATTAGTGACGCACACAAATGGATTCAAGAGATTCCCACAATCCCTATCTGCTGTTTAGCGAACCCACTAACTGGAAAACGGGCCTGGTAGCATCTGCGTGGAAAGAAGACTGTTTTGAGCGTAACTCTAGTTGGACATTGTGGAGTGCCATGAGAGGTGTtgcataagtgggagatggtaaGTCGGCAATCAAATACCGCTACCTTTATGGCCACTCGACTTTCTCAGTGAAGCGGAGGCAAAACCCTTTGGGGAGTTGTTTGCGGTGTCAAGGGAGTCTGGCCGTGGGTGGCATTCTCGATCCGCGCTGAGGATAGAGCCAAATGGGGAGTTCGACTGGGGCGGTACATCTGTCAAATGATGAAGCAGGTGTCCTAGGGCCAGATCAAGGAGGAAAGAAACCTCCCGTAGAGCAAAAGAGCAAATGCTGGCTTGATCCCGACTTTCCCTACGAGTACGGACTGCGAAAGCGGTGCCTATCGATCCTTTTGGCTTTAAGAGTTTTAAGTAAGAGGTGTCAGAAAAGTTAACAAGGGAATAACTGGCTTGTGGTGGCCAAGCGTTTATAGCGACGTCGCATTTAGATCCCTCGATGTCGGCTCTTCCTATCATTACGGAGCAGTATTTGCCAAGTATAGGATTGTTCACCCACCTACAGGGAACGTGAGCTGCGTTTAGACCGTCGTGAAACAAATTAGTTTAACCCGATAGAACTTTAATGCCGTTACTACAGTAATCCCGCAAAGAACGAGAGAAACCGTGGGTTCAGACATTTGGTTTTGCACTTGGTCAAACGGCCAATGGTGCAAGGTTATGTCCATGTGATTATATCTGAAAGCCTCTGAAGGTAAAATCTGTGCTGGAGTTCACAACGGTACCTTGCGCTCGGACTCACTGGTGGCTAAACGTAACCTGGTCCCTTAGCTTTTAGCAATGGGTCCTAGTACTTGGGAGCCTAGGTTCGGTGGCTACTTGCCTTCGGGAGATGGCGATAGGGCGTATTCACCGTCGAATAAATCCAATATTCCATAAGGTCGAATACTAAAATCACTTGTAGACAACTTGGGTACTGGTCGGGGTGTTGTAAACGGTAGAACAGTAATTTACACAGCGATCTGCTGATACTAAGCCAGCGAAGTCCCCAAAATTCACTTGAATCAATTCAGTGTTGGTCATGAGGCGCGTGTTTGTATATAAGAGAGTCACGACTAAAGAAAAGAAGGactgagaaagaaaaataaaggggTCAACCTAACCCATTGGCTGGGTGATGGATCTTAGGTTGACTCGGGCGAGAGTGTCAAGACTTAGGGAATTTCTTCACACGGGCAGTGAACAGGAATAAAAGTATgacttattttctttattttgatctTCTTTGGTGACCTTCGGGCACCCACACTAGATATTGAATCAAGCAAATCGTGTGATAAGTTGCAGTCTTTGGTTGTAGAGTTTTGTGTATGTCTCCCTGAGTGCACTTGTGCAGACAGGGGGagttttttccaaaagaagGTTAAGGCTAAAGGGCTCGACTgaatccgttgatttttgaattaaaataaaatagttatgGGCATCAAGTTAtagctaattttagaaaaagcttagacagatagtccaatcaGATGAGAAAAAAGATTTCCTCTCTTATttggattgtataaaaaggaggttagtTCGTTTGTaaatagatatgtctatttcTT contains the following coding sequences:
- the LOC136031548 gene encoding uncharacterized protein LOC136031548, which produces MIGRADIEGSKCDVAINAWPPQASYSLVNFSDTSYLKLLKPKGSIGTAFAVRTRRESRDQASICSFALREVSFLLDLALGHLLHHLTDVPPQSNSPFGSILSADRECHPRPDSLDTANNSPKGFASASLRKSSGHKGSGI